One stretch of Melospiza georgiana isolate bMelGeo1 chromosome 28, bMelGeo1.pri, whole genome shotgun sequence DNA includes these proteins:
- the HEXIM1 gene encoding protein HEXIM1 has translation MADAAPAEPGPEPQCEAEPRSEPEARPEPQSEPEPQPERGEAPTEDGDAGRLPPPGAEAAAAGGAEGRPPAGGAGRPGLGPRYRAVGRTEEWPVKKKHRRRPSKKKRRWKPYSKLSWEEKQQFDERQSLRASRLRAEMFAKGQPVAPYNTTQFLMEDHDQEEPDLKTGLYPRRAAAKSDDTSEEDFLDDAADEDGGSDGMGGDGSEFLQRDFSETYERYHVESLQNMSKQELVKEYLELEKCLSRMEEENNRLRMESKKAGGEAADPARVQALEREVDRLRAENLRLLREQELLPRQEKGPCKPGE, from the coding sequence ATGGCCGACGCGGCGCCCGCTGAACCGGGGCCGGAGCCCCAGTGCGAAGCGGAGCCTCGCTCCGAGCCCGAGGCGCGGCCGGAGCCGCAGTCCGAGCCCGAGCCGCAGCCCGAGCGCGGAGAGGCGCCGACGGAGGACGGCGATGCCGGGCGGCTGCCGCCCCCCggggcggaggcggcggcggcgggcggcgccgAGGGGCGGCCGccggcgggcggagcggggcgtCCCGGCCTGGGCCCGCGGTACCGGGCCGTGGGACGCACCGAGGAGTGGCCGGTGAAGAAGAAGCACCGTCGGCGGCCGTCGAAGAAGAAGCGGCGCTGGAAGCCGTACTCgaagctgagctgggaggagaaACAGCAGTTCGACGAGCGGCAAAGCCTCCGCGCCTCCCGGCTGCGAGCGGAGATGTTCGCCAAGGGGCAGCCGGTGGCTCCCTACAACACCACGCAGTTCCTCATGGAGGACCATGACCAGGAGGAGCCCGACCTGAAAACCGGGCTGTACCCGCGGCGAGCGGCCGCCAAGTCGGACGACACGAGCGAGGAGGATTTCCTGGACGACGCGGCCGACGAGGACGGGGGCAGCGACGGGATGGGGGGGGACGGCAGCGAGTTTCTGCAGAGGGACTTCTCGGAGACCTACGAGCGGTACCATGTGGAGAGCCTGCAGAACATGAGCAAGCAGGAGCTGGTGAAGGAGTACCTGGAGCTGGAGAAGTGCCTGTCGCGCATGGAGGAGGAGAACAACCGGCTGAGGATGGAGAGCAAAAAAGCCGGCGGGGAAGCGGCGGACCCGGCGCGGGTGCAGGCGCTGGAGCGGGAGGTGGACAGGCTGCGAGCCGAGAACCTGCGGCTGCTgcgggagcaggagctgctgccccggcagGAAAAGGGCCCCTGCAAGCCGGGGGAGTGA
- the ACBD4 gene encoding acyl-CoA-binding domain-containing protein 4, translating into MEEPGCGAGPAVEEPGCGAQFRAAVQVIQGLPRSGAYRPSYEEMLRFYSYYKQATAGRCQGPRPGFWDPIGRYKWDAWHSLGAMSKEEAMAAYVAEMKKVAQKVIDTVPMDESTREMFRYFEPLYEVIHDMPRPPEAFFRSTAESQGQQDGTSQDGTESSPAPEIPRDSLPGQQHVPGPGLAPGPEVTQVTSDSEGDTFNDTPEQMEPEKAGQVRGLPPKSPQAGPEPPEPLSAGQGERGQGRRAEGSSSSSSSTDLPALGSDTDARLPGELEAQVAGAVRALQEELRRVRERLSRLETLGAAQGQTDPGPALAPQAVSRWRLPVSPRTLLFLATWPFVTQWLLRHWQGRKR; encoded by the exons ATGGAGGAgccgggctgcggggccggTCCCGCCGTGGAGGAGCCGGGCTGCGGGGCGCAGTTCCGCGCCGCCGTGCAGGTGATCCAGGGGCTGCCGCGGAGCG GTGCGTACCGGCCCTCGTACGAGGAGATGCTGCGCTTCTACAGCTACTACAAACAGGCAACGGCGGGGCGCTGCCAGGGCCCGCGGCCCGGCTTCTGGGACCCCATCGGCCGATACAAGTG GGAcgcctggcacagcctgggcgCGATGTCCAAGGAGGAGGCGATGGCCGCGTACGTGGCGGAGATGAAGAAGGTGGCGCAGAAG GTCATTGACACCGTGCCCATGGACGAGAGCACGCGGGAGATGTTCCGCTACTTCGAGCCGCTCTACGAGGTCATCCACGACATGCCCCGGCCCCCCGAGGCCTTCTTCAGGAGCACAGCGG agagccaggggcagcaggatggcaccagccaggatggcacagagagcagcccagctccagagatccccagggacagcctgccagggcagcagcacgtGCCAG GAcctgggctggctccaggcCCCGAGGTGACCCAGGTGACGAGTGACTCTGAGGGGGACACGTTCAATGACACCCCGGAGCAGATGGAGCCTGAGAAG GCCGGGCAGGTGCGGGGGCTCCCCCCAAAGAGCCCCCAGGCCGGGcctgagcccccagagcccctcagtgctgggcagggcgAGCGGGGCCAAGGCAGAAGAGCcgaggggagcagcagcagcagcagcagcacagacctgccagccctgggctctgacACAG ATGCCCGGCTGCCCGGGGAGCTGGAGGCGCAGGTGGCCGGCGCGGTGCGGgcgctgcaggaggagctgcggCGGGTGCGGGAGCGGCTCAGCCGCCTGGAGACGCTCGGGGCTGCCCAG ggacagacagacccGGGCCCGGCACTCGCTCCACAG GCCGTGTCCCGATGGCGCCTGCCCGTGTCCCCACGCAcgctgctcttcctggccacCTGGCCCTTCGTCACCCAGTGGCTGCTGCGCCACTGGCAGGGCAGGAAGAGGTGA